One window from the genome of Anser cygnoides isolate HZ-2024a breed goose chromosome 8, Taihu_goose_T2T_genome, whole genome shotgun sequence encodes:
- the MOB3C gene encoding MOB kinase activator 3C isoform X1 encodes MMALCLKQVFNKDKTFRPRKKFEPGTQRFELYKKAQASLKSGLDLKTVVQLPPGESINDWIAVHVVDFFNRINLIYGTMSEYCTERSCPIMSGGLKYEYRWQDDSKYKKPTKLSAPQYMCMLMDWIEMLINNEDIFPTRIEMVKWLPTCFCFAGVPFPKQFQQVCTKILTRLFRVFVHVYIHHFDSIINMGAEAHVNTCYKHFYYFIREFSLVDHRELEPLKEMTERICH; translated from the exons ATGATGGCACTGTGTCTCAAGCAAGTCTTCAACAAAGACAAAACGTTTCGCCCCCGCAAGAAGTTTGAGCCCGGCACCCAGCGCTTCGAGCTCTACAAGAAAGCCCAGGCCTCCCTCAAGTCCGGGCTGGACCTGAAGACGGTGGTTCAGCTGCCTCCCGGCGAGAGCATCAACGACTGGATCGCCGTGCACGTGGTGGACTTCTTCAACCGCATCAACCTCATCTACGGCACCATGTCGGAGTACTGCACGGAGAGGAGCTGCCCCATCATGTCGGGCGGGCTCAAGTACGAGTACAGGTGGCAGGACGATAGCAAATACAAGAAGCCGACCAAGCTGTCGGCCCCGCAGTACATGTGTATGCTGATGGACTGGATCGAGATGCTCATCAACAACGAGGACATCTTCCCCACCAGGATAG aaatggtCAAATGGCTTCCAACTTGCTTCTGCTTTGCAGGTGTCCCCTTCCCCAAGCAGTTCCAGCAGGTTTGCACTAAGATCCTCACCCGCCTCTTCCGTGTCTTTGTCCATGTCTACATCCATCACTTTGACAGCATCATCAACATGGGTGCCGAGGCTCACGTCAACACCTGCTACAAGCACTTTTACTACTTCATCAGGGAGTTCAGCCTGGTCGACCATCGGGAGCTGGAGCCTTTG aaagaaatgacaGAACGAATTTGCCACTGA
- the MOB3C gene encoding MOB kinase activator 3C isoform X2, protein MMALCLKQVFNKDKTFRPRKKFEPGTQRFELYKKAQASLKSGLDLKTVVQLPPGESINDWIAVHVVDFFNRINLIYGTMSEYCTERSCPIMSGGLKYEYRWQDDSKYKKPTKLSAPQYMCMLMDWIEMLINNEDIFPTRIGVPFPKQFQQVCTKILTRLFRVFVHVYIHHFDSIINMGAEAHVNTCYKHFYYFIREFSLVDHRELEPLKEMTERICH, encoded by the exons ATGATGGCACTGTGTCTCAAGCAAGTCTTCAACAAAGACAAAACGTTTCGCCCCCGCAAGAAGTTTGAGCCCGGCACCCAGCGCTTCGAGCTCTACAAGAAAGCCCAGGCCTCCCTCAAGTCCGGGCTGGACCTGAAGACGGTGGTTCAGCTGCCTCCCGGCGAGAGCATCAACGACTGGATCGCCGTGCACGTGGTGGACTTCTTCAACCGCATCAACCTCATCTACGGCACCATGTCGGAGTACTGCACGGAGAGGAGCTGCCCCATCATGTCGGGCGGGCTCAAGTACGAGTACAGGTGGCAGGACGATAGCAAATACAAGAAGCCGACCAAGCTGTCGGCCCCGCAGTACATGTGTATGCTGATGGACTGGATCGAGATGCTCATCAACAACGAGGACATCTTCCCCACCAGGATAG GTGTCCCCTTCCCCAAGCAGTTCCAGCAGGTTTGCACTAAGATCCTCACCCGCCTCTTCCGTGTCTTTGTCCATGTCTACATCCATCACTTTGACAGCATCATCAACATGGGTGCCGAGGCTCACGTCAACACCTGCTACAAGCACTTTTACTACTTCATCAGGGAGTTCAGCCTGGTCGACCATCGGGAGCTGGAGCCTTTG aaagaaatgacaGAACGAATTTGCCACTGA
- the MOB3C gene encoding MOB kinase activator 3C isoform X3 has translation MMALCLKQVFNKDKTFRPRKKFEPGTQRFELYKKAQASLKSGLDLKTVVQLPPGESINDWIAVHVVDFFNRINLIYGTMSEYCTERSCPIMSGGLKYEYRWQDDSKYKKPTKLSAPQYMCMLMDWIEMLINNEDIFPTRIASSTWVPRLTSTPATSTFTTSSGSSAWSTIGSWSL, from the exons ATGATGGCACTGTGTCTCAAGCAAGTCTTCAACAAAGACAAAACGTTTCGCCCCCGCAAGAAGTTTGAGCCCGGCACCCAGCGCTTCGAGCTCTACAAGAAAGCCCAGGCCTCCCTCAAGTCCGGGCTGGACCTGAAGACGGTGGTTCAGCTGCCTCCCGGCGAGAGCATCAACGACTGGATCGCCGTGCACGTGGTGGACTTCTTCAACCGCATCAACCTCATCTACGGCACCATGTCGGAGTACTGCACGGAGAGGAGCTGCCCCATCATGTCGGGCGGGCTCAAGTACGAGTACAGGTGGCAGGACGATAGCAAATACAAGAAGCCGACCAAGCTGTCGGCCCCGCAGTACATGTGTATGCTGATGGACTGGATCGAGATGCTCATCAACAACGAGGACATCTTCCCCACCAGGATAG CATCATCAACATGGGTGCCGAGGCTCACGTCAACACCTGCTACAAGCACTTTTACTACTTCATCAGGGAGTTCAGCCTGGTCGACCATCGGGAGCTGGAGCCTTTG a